The following coding sequences are from one Nilaparvata lugens isolate BPH chromosome 6, ASM1435652v1, whole genome shotgun sequence window:
- the LOC120352006 gene encoding uncharacterized protein LOC120352006 produces the protein MYHNATTKVRSPVGTSGEFSVEVGVHQGSALSPLLFNLVMNYLTAELQLAPPWDIIYADDIVLIRKTPDEMQQALDMWRVKLEGAGLRISREKSVYMHCGFSGNVSRAPHL, from the coding sequence ATGTACCATAATGCCACAACAAAGGTTAGGAGCCCGGTTGGGACTAGTGGGGAGTTCAGTGTAGAGGTGGGGGTGCACCAGGGTTCTGCCCTGAGTCCACTCCTATTCAACCTTGTGATGAACTACCTCACTGCAGAATTGCAGCTCGCACCTCCATGGGACATCATATATGCTGATGATATTGTCCTTATCAGAAAAACGCCAGATGAGATGCAGCAAGCACTTGACATGTGGCGAGTCAAACTGGAAGGAGCTGGCCTCAGAATCAGTAGGGAGAAATCAGTTTACATGCACTGTGGTTTTAGTGGCAATGTCAGTCGGGCACCACACCTGTAA